The region GGCGTGGTCTCCGGTGTTTCCCCTTCGGCGATCGGGTAGTACTCCGCGACCCGCCCGCCAACCGCGACCGCGTCGCCGATTGCCACCGCCGGGATCTGGTTACCGGTGGACACGAACAACCCTTCGCTGGTGCGCGGGTCAGCGTCGGGCTCGGCATCCTGGAACCAGAATCCGCGGGCCGGGCCGGAGCCGCGCACCCCGGTCACCACACCGGGCACCCCGGCCACCGGCCGGCCGACCAGCGGGGAGACCCGGGTGGCCCCCTGGATGTCGTGGATGCGGACTTGCTGCTGCGCGACGGCGGTCACCGTGTGCACCGCGGTCGACGGAATCGTCAGCAGCAGTCCGGTGGCCGTCAGCAACGACGTGATGCGCACTTCGGCTTCCCCTCGCCCGGCGACATGCTCCAGGGAAATTACCGAAGCCCTGCGACGAAAGGCACCTGATCACGTAAACCCGCCAGAACAAGCAAGAAAGCCGGTCACCGTGACCGAGAAAACCGCGCGCGTCGGTTGCGAACGGCATTACGAGAAACTCGGCATGGCGGCCGGGGCCGAGATGTATGCCGAGCGGAACGCGACCCGGCTCCGGCGACGTTTGGACTCCGTTGGATATGACTGCGCGGGTTGGATATGAATCCGCAGGTTAAATATGACTCCGGCAACCGCATGACAAAGGGCCGGTCCCCGCCCGTGACGGGGACCGGCCCTCACCTGCGGTAGCGGTGGGATTCGAACCCACGGAGGCTGTTAACCTCACACGCTTTCGAGGCGTGCTCCTTCGGCCGCTCGGACACGCTACCGCCAGCTAGCGTACCGGCCGCCCGATATCGCTTGGCACCGGGGGTCAACGCCAGGCGCGCATCATGTCCGCGAGGGTGGCCCTGGCCCGCGAGAGCCGACCGCGCACGGCCTGCTCGCCGACCCCGACCCGGTGGCCGATCTCGATGTAGGACAGCCCGTCGACCTCGGCGAGCAGCCAGACGTCGCGCTGCTGGGCCGGCAGGCCCGCGAGAGCGCGCCGTAACGCCAGCACCCCCGCCGCCGCCTCCGCGATCCGCTGCGGGTCGGCCGTCGTCACCGCCGCCCCGACCACGGGCCGGTGCTCGGGCACCACGCCGACCGGTTCGGTGCGGCGCGTCCGGCGCCGGCGCAGCACGATCAGGCAGTTCCGGCGTGCGACCTGGAACAACCAGGTCCGCAGGGCGGCCGGCTCGGCGAGCTCCCCGGAGCGCCGCCACACCGTGACTAGCACGTCCTGCACCACGTCCTCGGCTTCGGCCCGATCGCCGAGCATCCGCAGCGCCATGCCGAACACCCCGTCGGAGAAGCGGCGCGCCAGCAGTTCGAAGGCATCGACGTCGCCCGCCGCGATGCGCGTCGCCAGAACTGCATCGGTCGGCTCCACGTCACCCCCCGCAACGCGATGAGTCCGCCCCGCCGGATCGGGACGGATTCATCGTCACAGCAGGGCATGTCGTTCGCGGTGCGGACAGGCCGCCCGAATCGGTGGAATATGACAGCTTCGCCAGTGTGACCGTCTCACGTGCGGTGTTCGGCGAAGAAGCCCTCCAGCACCGCCGCGCACTCGTCGGCGAGCACGCCGCCGACCACCTCCGGCCGGTGGTTCAGCCGGCGATCTCGCACCACGTCCCAGAGCGAGCCCACCGCGCCGGTCCGGGGTTCCCACACCCCGAAGACCACTCGGGCCACTCTCGCCAGCACCAGGGCACCGGCGCACATCGTGCAGGGCTCCACCGTGACCGCGAGCGTGCAGCCCTCTAGGCGCCAGCCGTCGCCGTGCACCGCAGCCGCTGCGCGCAGCGCGAGGATCTCCGCGTGCGCCGTGGGGTCCTGCAGCTCCTCGCGCCGGTTGTGCGCTTGGGCGAGGATCCGCCCGTCCTGGTCGACCACGATCGCACCGATCGGAACATCCCCTGTGGACGGTGCCTCGGCGGCGGCTCGCAACGCGGCCCGCACCAACTCGGCATCCTCGGCGCGGGCACCGGATGTGCTCACTGGTCCAGCTTCTCCAGCACCTTCGCGAAGTTGTCCCCGAAGCCGCAGCGCTGGGCGATCATCTCCAGCTGCTCGTCGGGGTAGAGGTCGACCTCTTCGATGATCACGAGCAGCTCGCCCTCCGGCAGCCCGAGGTCGGACAGGATAGCGAGGTTGCCCTCCGGCCACACCTCTTCGTCGTCCTCATCCGGCGGGTCGATGCGCAGCAGGTCGAGGACGTCCGCCGCGATGTCGTAGTCCAGCGCCGCGGCGGCATCCGACAGCAGCAGGTCCACCCCGCCGGGCACTGGCCTGATCAGCACGAAGAACTCGTCGTCCACATTGCACATACCGAACACCGCGCCGGTGGAACGTAGCTCGCGCAACGCCGTGATCGAGGCGTCCAGGCCGGTCAGCACCGACTTGTCCATCGTGCTGCACCGCCACCGCCCGTCCTCCCGCACCACGGCGACGGCGAAGCCAGCGACCGGCTCCTGCACCGTCATGAGGACACCGTAGAGCGTACGAACGCCACCCGAAAGCACTATTGTGCGCGCGTCACCTTCCGGGCCTCGTTTGCCGCTCAACCGGGTGCGTGATCGCCGGCGAAAGTCGGGCAGGATGGACCGATGCGTGCCGTGTGCGTGATCGGACTGGGACTCATCGGGGGCTCTGTGCTGCGAGCCGCCGCCACTGCCGGACGCCCCGTCTGGGGGGCCACCGCATCGGAAGCGGACGCCGCCGAAGCGCGGGCGGAGGGCTTCGACGTAGTCGACGCCGAGTCGGCCTTGCGCCGAGCCGCCGAAGCGGACGCGCTCGTGGTCGTCGCGACGCCGTTGACCGCCGTGCGCGAGGTGCTTCGGCAGATCGCCGAGCACGCCCCCGACGCCTTGCTGACCGATGTGGTGAGCGTCAAGGATCCGGTCGACGCCGAGGTCCGCAGCCTGCTGCCCAGCGCCCGGTACGCCGGCGGCCACCCGATGGCCGGGGTGTCGAGTTCCGGCTGGTCGGCCGGCTCGGGCGAGCTCTTCGCCGGGGCGGCCTGGGCGGTGATCGTCGAGGAAAACACCACGCTGGAGGCGTGGCGGGAGGCCGCTCAGCTCGCGCTCGACTGCGGCGCCCAGGTGGTGCCCACCTCGGCATCCGCGCACGACTCCGCGGTCGCGCGGGTCTCGCACTTGCCGCACCTGTTCGCCGCGGTGCTCGCTGCGGTCGGCGCGGACGGCGGCCCGCTGTCGCTGTCGCTGGCTGCGGGCTCGTTCCGCGACGGCACCCGGGTCGCGGGCACCGCGCCGGAGCTGGTGCGGGCCATGACGGAAGGCAACCGGGTCGCGCTGCTGGACGCGGTCGACGACGCGCTCGGCCGGCTCGGCGCGGCGCGCGGGTCGCTCGCTTCTACCGGCGGACTAAAGTCCACAGTGGACTTTGGTCACGCGGCGCGGCGAGCGTTCGAAGACCTCGCGAGCAGCGAGCGCGCGAGCGCGACGGTGCAGCTCAACGCCACCGCGCTGGAACGACTGCGGGAGCTCGGCGAGCGCGGTGGACGCGTCCTCGCGCTTTCGGCGGAGACCGCCAGCGTGGAGCTGCCGGTGACGTGACCCGGGTCGACCTCAATGGGAAATCCACCCGTCGATTTCCATGAATCGGCATCTCACGGGGGCGGAGCGCGTGGCGGCCGCGCGCATAAAGAGAGGCCGCCCTGTGCGTAGAGGCGGCCTCTCCATGATCCGCTCCGACCACTGCCGAGCAGGGACGGCCCTCACCTGGTCCCGCTCGTCAGCGTAGGTCGGGCGGCGATGTTCGGTTGCGTAGAACACCCCGAATCCCATGGTGCGCCCTTCGGGGCCGCCGGAAAAGCCCTTCAGAAACTAGTCCCGCCGGAGCGGCGGCGCGCGCCGAGCTTCGCTCGGCAGAGGCATGGGGCGACGCCTTCGGGTGACCCATTGCTCACGGCTTTGGTGCGCGCTACCGTGGTCCATGACGGCGTGACCAATTTTCAAATCTGGTCATGTGGTCATCAGATGAGCCGGACCCGACCTTGGAGACGTCCCATGCCGCAGCCCACCGAACGCCCCGACCGCATCCTCGACGCGGCGGGCGAACTGATGATTCGGCTGGGGTACCGGAAGGTGACCATCGAGGACATCGCCAGGCAGGCCGGTATCGGCAAGGGCACCGTCTACCTGCACTGGCGCACCAAGGAACAGCTGTTCGAGTCGCTGTTCCTGCGCGAATCGGTGGCCATGATCACCGAGCTCGTCGACGGCGTGCGTCGCGATCCCGAGGAGGTCCGGCCACACCGGTTCATGCGGGCCTCGTTCCTGGCCACCCAGCGCAGGCCGCTGACGCGGGCGCTGGTCACCGGCGATGCGGAACTGCTCGGCAACCTCAAGCGGAGCACGGCGCGCAACCGCGGGCAGGAATTCACCGAACGGTACTTCGAACTGATCACCAAGTACGGCCTGGTGCGCGACGACGTGCCGGACCTGACCTTCTCGCTGAACGCCGTGGCCTCCGGGTTCTTCCTGGTGGACAAACTCAACCCAAACATGGCGGCCTTGGACGACCAGTCCAAGGCGGACGCGCTGGGGCGGACCCTGCGGCGCGCCTTCGAACCCGACCACGGTCCGGACCGCGCCTCCCTGACCGCCGCGGCGGCCGAGATCAGCTCGCTGTTCGACGAGATCAACACGAACTACCGGGAGTGGATCTACACCTCCGGGGCAAAGTCAGAGCGCACCTGATCGGTGGCGCTCGTCGTCATTCAGAAGGGGGAACACATGACAACCCTCGCCGACACCTGGGGAATCAACAAGGCGCAGTTCTGGCTGCGGGGCTTACGACCGGAACGAACGGTCGAGCACGATTCGGCGGCCGGATTCTGGAACGTCTACGGGTATCCCGAAGTCCTGGAGGTCCTCAGCGACCCCGCCACCTTCTCCTCGAACACCCAGCGGCTGGTGCCTGAGGCGGCCGGGTTCCAGGAGGGCAACCTGGTGAGGATGGACCCGCCGCAGCACCACAAGCTCCGCAAGCTGGTGAGCCACGCCTTCACGCCGAAGGTCGTCGCGAACCTGGAACCCCGGATCGCCGCGCTGACCGGCGAACTGCTCGACGCGGTCAACGACCGGACCGAACTGGTCGCGGACCTGGCCTATCCGCTGCCGGTCATCGTGATCGCGGAGCTGCTGGGCGTGCCCAGCAGCGACCGGGGCCTGTTCAAGCAGTGGGTGGACGCGATGTTCGCGAACTCCAACCGGTTCTCCCTCAAGGAGCGCTCGAAAGAGCAGGAAGAGTACCTGGCGAAAGCCATGGAGCAGGTGCGGCAGCTGACCGATTACCTGGGCGAGCACGTCCGGGAGCGGCGACGCGCTCCGCGCGAGGACCTGCTGGGCAAGCTCGTCGCGGCCGAAGTGGACGGCGCGCGGCTCACCGACGCCGAAGTGGTCAACTTCGGGATGGTGCTGCTGGTCGCCGGGCACATCACCACGACGATGCTGCTGGGCAACACGGTGCTGTGCCTGGACGCGCACCCGGAGCAGTTCGCGAAGGTGCGGGCGGACCGGTCGCTGGTGCCGGCGACGATCGAGGAGTCGCTGCGCTACTTCAGCCCGTTCGCGGCGCTGTCCCGGGTGACCAATCGGGAGGTCGAGCTCGCCGGAGCGCAGATCCCGGCCGACGAACTGCTGCTGCTGTGGATCGCGGCGGCCAACCGCGACCCCCGGCAGTTCACCGACCCGGACGTCTTCGACATCGAGCGGGACCCGAATCCGCAGATCGGGTTCGGGCGGGGCATCCACTTCTGTCTCGGCGCACCGCTGGCCCGGCTGGAGGGGCGGGTCGCGCTGAACATCCTGCTGGACCGGTTCCCGAACCTGCGGACCGACCCGGCTAACGGGCCGGAGTTCATGCCCAGCCCCAACATGACCGGCGTCCGCAAACTCCCGCTGCTGCTCTGAACCCGTGCACGCGGGGCCGCGAAATGGGGACCGCGGCTTCAGTCGAAACTGCGGTCCCCAGAGCAGGCCGCGGTGGGAACTTGGGTGGGGGCCCGGTGCCGGGGCGGGCGTCGGGGTTCGCCAGAACAGGACCAGGGCGAGCACGGCGACGGCGGCCGACACCGGGCCCAGCGCCGCCCAGCCCCACTCGGCCGCGACGGCTCCGCCGGTCAGCCCGCCGAAGCCCATGCCCAGGTACAGCGCCGACGAGTTGAAGGCGATCAGCACGCCCGCCCGGTCCGGGGTCAACGAGATCAGCCGGTGCTGGATGGCCGGCATGATGCCCCAGCCGCCGAGTCCCCAGAGGACCAGCATCGCCGCCGTGGTCGGCACCGAACCTCCGGCGACGGGCAGGAAAACCAGCCCTGCGGCGAGCACGAGCAGCGAACCGACGATGCCGATCGCGGAGCCGAAACGGTCCGTGATCCGCCCGACCACGGTGTTGCCCATCGCGCCCGCGACGCCGTAGACGAACAGCAGGACGCCGAGGGTGCCCGCGCCCGCGCCGGTCAACGACGACAGCATCGGCGAGGCGTACGTGTAGGCCGCGAAGTCCGCCAGCGAGCCGAGCATCGACACCGCCAGGACCCACAGCACAACCCGATTGCTCAGCACCGACACGCGTTCCCGGATCCGCATCGCGGGCGGCGCCGGGACCGGCGGCAGGGCCAGCAGAGCGATGGAGGCGAGCACACCGAGCGCCGCGACCGTCCAGAACAACCCCTGGTAGCCAACGGAATCCTCCAGCACAACACCCAGCGGCACGCCGATCACCGTCGCCAGAGTCAGCCCGCTAAGCACCATCGACACCGCGCGCCCGCGGCGATCCAGCGGCACCAGATCGGCGGCGATCACCACGGCGGTCGGGGTGAACAGGCTGGCGCCCAGCGCACCGAGCACCCGTGCCGCGGTCAGGATGGCGAAGTCCGGGGCCACCGCGGTGGCGATGTTGCCGACGACGAACAGGGCCAGCGACAGCCACAGCAATCGCCGGCGTTCCCAACTTCCGACCACAGTGGACAGGACTGGGGTGCTGATCGCGTAGGTCAGGGCGTGCACCGTGATCAGCTGGCCCGCGGTCGTAACGGGCACGTCGACGTGCCTGGCGATGGCCGGCAGCACGCCGGCGACCAGGTAGGAGCCGGTGTTGATGACGAAGGTGCCGACAGCGAGCACCAGGAGCCGCAAGGGCATTGGCTTCCTTCGAGGTCGCGGGTTGGGCAGGGCAGCACGAACCGCGCAAGGGCGGAGTTGAAGCGCCGGGAGGCGCTCGACGAACCGTTTTCCGCGACCACGTCAGGGCGTGACGAGGCCCATGCCGGACAACGGCGGTGCCGGATGTTCGATTGACAGCCGACCCGGCGACTGCGGACGGCCAAGAAGGCAGACCCGTTCTCGGTGTCGGCTGGAACAACGACCTCAGGCGGGCCGCACCCGGGATTTCGACCGCGCCCCCGCCGGTGTTACGCCGCGTGTCGCGACTCACGACCAACCGTGGTAAACGACTTGTACCGGCCGTAGGACTTGCGGGATTCTGCGCCGCATGAGCAATGCCACGGATACCTTCGCCGCCTGCTTGCGCGGGCTCGATGTCGCCGGCCGCGTCGTCGAGTTCGACACCGACCTGCCGACCGCCGCAGCGGCCGCCGAACAACTCGGCTGTGAGCTCGGCGCGATCGCTAACAGCCTGGTCTTCACCGCCGACGATGCGCCGCTGCTGATCGTCGCCAGCGGCGCGCACCGGGTGGACACCAGGCACGTCGCGAGACTGCTCGGGGCGCGCAAGATTCGGCGGGCCACCCCGGAGTTCGTGCTGGAGGTGACCGGGCAGCCGGTGGGCGGCGTCGGCCCGGTCGGGCATCCGCGGCCGATCCGGACCGTGGTGGATCGAATGCTGGCCGACTACCCGGAGGTCTGGGCCGGTGCGGGCAGCAAGCACGCGATGTTCCCGACCTCGTTCGAGGAACTGGTGCGCATCACGGGAGGACTGGCCGCAGCAGTCGAGAAGCCCTGACGTCCGCTTTCCCGCGATTCATACACCGCACCAACCGTTTCCCGCGCAATTGACTCGACCGCGGTCGCGGCGACTACGGCTTTCGACATCGCCCGGCCACCACGGCGGATCGAGCACTGCCAGGTCAGATCTACGGAGATTTCGCTCGCTGTCGAACGGCTTTCGCGATGAGCCGGTCGGCACACCTTGAGGTGAATGATCTCGATCTCGATCAGCGCGGAAAAGTGGCTGCCGGTAGACAGATGACGCAACACATTCCGGATCCCCCAGATCCGGGAGCCAACGTACTCTGATTGAAAGGAAGCACGATGCGTTCGCTTTCCCGCAGTGCCGTCGTGGGCGCGCTTGCGCTGCCGTTGGTTTTCGCCGGAGCTGGTATGGCCGCCGCCGCTGACGCCCCGTGGGGCTGGGACTGGATCACAGCCAGCAGCAGCCAAACCACCGAGACCACGACTGTGTCCTGGAGCCCCACCGTGGTCACCCAGGTCCACGACAACACGACCCACTTCATGAACTTCGGGATTGCTGGCTGACCTGTTTCGCCACGAGGCCCCGCCACCCCCGGCGGGGCCTCGTTTTTGCTTACGGCGCAAGCGAATCAGACGCTGGGGTCGAAGCGGCCGTCGATCGCGGTCCAGCCGCCCTCGACCAGTTGCAGGCTGCCGGTCACATACGACGCGGCGTCGGAGGCCAGGTACACCACGGCACCGGCGATCTCGTCGGCGTTGGCCCACCGCTTCAGCGCGGTCTTGTCCGCGTAAGCGGAATACCAGATATCGTCGGACTTGATCTGCTTGGTCAGCGGCGTCTCGAACGGGCCGGGCGCGATCGCGTTGACCCGTACGTTTTTCGGGCCCAGTTCCGCTGCCAACGCGCGGGAGAGCTGCACGACGCCGGCCTTGGTCGCGGCGTAAATACCCTGCCCGGGTTCGACCACCTCGGCGCGGAAGCTGGCGAAGGTGATGATGCTGCCCCGGCCGCGCTCGGCCATCCGTGCGCCGAAGTCCCGCACCAGCCGGTAGGTGCCCTTCAGATTGATGTCGACGACCCGGTCGAATTCCTCGTCGACGGTGTCGACCAGCCGCTTGCGAACGTTGATGCCGGGCGTGACGACCAGTACGTCGGCGTCCGCTTCGGTCTCCGCGAGCTGCCGGACCTGCGCGCCGTCCCGCACATCCAGCTCGCGCCAGCTCGCCTCGTGACCGAGCTGTCCGACCGCCTCCGCAGTCTCCTGGGCACCGAGCGGGTCCAGGTCCGCGACGACCACCTTCGCGCCGAATTCGGCCAGTCCCAGCGCGCTGGAGCGGCCCAGACCGCTCCCACCACCGACGACGACCGCCTTGCGTCCGTCGAGCTGGAAGAGATTCGCGAGCCGACTCGTCATGAACTTGCCTCCCGGGTGGTGATCGGTCCGCGCGCGGGTTGCCCGGCATGCCACACCGCGCACCCGCGGATTGGTCTGACCAACTGATCATTTACCAGGCGGGAGCACGACGGCAAGGGTGAAGCCGTCGTAGCCCTTCACTCCGACCGTTTGGATCGTGGTAGCCGCCGCACGCGGTTCAGATGCGAGCAATTCGTGGAGTCGGCGCACGCCCCGCACGGCCGGCTCGCTGCTGTGCTCATCGGCCACCTCGCCGCCGCGCACCACGTTGTCCACGATCACCAGCCCGCCCGGCCTGGTCAGCACCAGGGCCCAGCGGAAGTACTCCGGGATGTTCGCCTTGTCCGCGTCGATGAAGACCAGGTCGAAGGACTCTCCGACCAGTTCCGGCAGGGTGTCCAGGGCGAGGCCGAGACGCACCTCGGCGATGCCGTCCAGCCCCGCTCGGGCCAGGTTGCCGCGCGCGACCTCGGCGTGCTTCGGCTCGGCCTCCAGCGTGATCAGCCGACCGTCCGCCGGTAGGGCGCGGCCGAGCCAGATCGTGCTGTAGCCAGCGAGCGTGCCGACCTCCAGGACGCTGCGTGCCTGCACGGCACGGGCCAACAAGTTCAGCAACTTTCCTTGCAGGGCGGACACGTTGATGTGTGGCAGCCCGGCCTCGTCGCCGGCCCGCAGCGCGGCGGCCAGTACCGGATCTTCCGGCGCGAGCAGCCCGCCGAGGTAGTCGTCCACTGCGCTCCACTGCTGTTGTTCTGCCATGCCGACCTCCTCGTCTCCCTTCATTCCACCCGGCCGCGCCCAGCCGCGCAGCAGATCGGCGCTGAACCGTCGCCGGCGAGCCGGGCCGGTCCGATGTGGACGTCTGTCGCCAGTGGTACCCCAGACCACCGCGACGCCGGCCGACTCGGACATTTCACCGTCGGCGCAGATCACCTACGATCGGAACTGGGCGGTCGGGTGGCTCGCGGCCGAGACTGAGAAGACCCTTGCCGGATATGTCGTATTCAATTAGCGACGGCTGCTTCGCTGCCCCGGAAGGTGCCGCGATAGGCGCTCGGTGACACGCCGAGCGCTACCTGCAGATGCTGGCGCAGCGAGGCCGCGGTGCCGAAGCCCGCGTCCGCCGCGATGCGGTCGACCGGCAGATCGGTCTCCTCCAGCAACTGCCGGGCGCGCTCGATGCGCTGCTGGGTAAGCCACTGCACCGGCGAGATGCCCGTCTCGTCGCGGAACCGGCGGGTGAATGTCCGCACGCTCATCGACTCCCGCGCGGCCAACTCGCGCAGGGTCAGCGGCCGGTTCAGGTTCTCCAGCGCCCACGCCCGCGCCTGCGCGGTCGACGAGGACTGCGGTTCGGGGATCGGGCGCCGGACGAACTGGGCCTGGCCGCCGTCGCGGTGCGGCGGCACGACGGTCAGCCGCGCCACCTCGTTGGCGACCGCCGCGCCGTGGTCACAGCGGATCATGTGCAGGCACAGGTCGATCCCGGACGCCTCGCCGGCCGAGGTCAGCACGTCGCCGTCGTCGGTGTAGAGGACGTCGGGATCCAGCTGGACCGACGGGTACAGCCGCCGGAACTGGTCGCAGGAGTTCCAATGCGTCGTCGCCCGGCGTCCGTCGAGCAACCCGGCCGCGGCCAGCACGAAGGCACCGGTGCAGATCGAGGCGACGCGAGCGCCGGGAGG is a window of Saccharopolyspora phatthalungensis DNA encoding:
- a CDS encoding RNA polymerase sigma factor, whose translation is MEPTDAVLATRIAAGDVDAFELLARRFSDGVFGMALRMLGDRAEAEDVVQDVLVTVWRRSGELAEPAALRTWLFQVARRNCLIVLRRRRTRRTEPVGVVPEHRPVVGAAVTTADPQRIAEAAAGVLALRRALAGLPAQQRDVWLLAEVDGLSYIEIGHRVGVGEQAVRGRLSRARATLADMMRAWR
- a CDS encoding nucleoside deaminase, producing the protein MSTSGARAEDAELVRAALRAAAEAPSTGDVPIGAIVVDQDGRILAQAHNRREELQDPTAHAEILALRAAAAVHGDGWRLEGCTLAVTVEPCTMCAGALVLARVARVVFGVWEPRTGAVGSLWDVVRDRRLNHRPEVVGGVLADECAAVLEGFFAEHRT
- a CDS encoding tRNA adenosine deaminase-associated protein, coding for MTVQEPVAGFAVAVVREDGRWRCSTMDKSVLTGLDASITALRELRSTGAVFGMCNVDDEFFVLIRPVPGGVDLLLSDAAAALDYDIAADVLDLLRIDPPDEDDEEVWPEGNLAILSDLGLPEGELLVIIEEVDLYPDEQLEMIAQRCGFGDNFAKVLEKLDQ
- a CDS encoding prephenate dehydrogenase: MRAVCVIGLGLIGGSVLRAAATAGRPVWGATASEADAAEARAEGFDVVDAESALRRAAEADALVVVATPLTAVREVLRQIAEHAPDALLTDVVSVKDPVDAEVRSLLPSARYAGGHPMAGVSSSGWSAGSGELFAGAAWAVIVEENTTLEAWREAAQLALDCGAQVVPTSASAHDSAVARVSHLPHLFAAVLAAVGADGGPLSLSLAAGSFRDGTRVAGTAPELVRAMTEGNRVALLDAVDDALGRLGAARGSLASTGGLKSTVDFGHAARRAFEDLASSERASATVQLNATALERLRELGERGGRVLALSAETASVELPVT
- a CDS encoding TetR/AcrR family transcriptional regulator, which encodes MPQPTERPDRILDAAGELMIRLGYRKVTIEDIARQAGIGKGTVYLHWRTKEQLFESLFLRESVAMITELVDGVRRDPEEVRPHRFMRASFLATQRRPLTRALVTGDAELLGNLKRSTARNRGQEFTERYFELITKYGLVRDDVPDLTFSLNAVASGFFLVDKLNPNMAALDDQSKADALGRTLRRAFEPDHGPDRASLTAAAAEISSLFDEINTNYREWIYTSGAKSERT
- a CDS encoding cytochrome P450 yields the protein MTTLADTWGINKAQFWLRGLRPERTVEHDSAAGFWNVYGYPEVLEVLSDPATFSSNTQRLVPEAAGFQEGNLVRMDPPQHHKLRKLVSHAFTPKVVANLEPRIAALTGELLDAVNDRTELVADLAYPLPVIVIAELLGVPSSDRGLFKQWVDAMFANSNRFSLKERSKEQEEYLAKAMEQVRQLTDYLGEHVRERRRAPREDLLGKLVAAEVDGARLTDAEVVNFGMVLLVAGHITTTMLLGNTVLCLDAHPEQFAKVRADRSLVPATIEESLRYFSPFAALSRVTNREVELAGAQIPADELLLLWIAAANRDPRQFTDPDVFDIERDPNPQIGFGRGIHFCLGAPLARLEGRVALNILLDRFPNLRTDPANGPEFMPSPNMTGVRKLPLLL
- a CDS encoding YbaK/EbsC family protein, with the protein product MSNATDTFAACLRGLDVAGRVVEFDTDLPTAAAAAEQLGCELGAIANSLVFTADDAPLLIVASGAHRVDTRHVARLLGARKIRRATPEFVLEVTGQPVGGVGPVGHPRPIRTVVDRMLADYPEVWAGAGSKHAMFPTSFEELVRITGGLAAAVEKP
- a CDS encoding SDR family NAD(P)-dependent oxidoreductase; translated protein: MTSRLANLFQLDGRKAVVVGGGSGLGRSSALGLAEFGAKVVVADLDPLGAQETAEAVGQLGHEASWRELDVRDGAQVRQLAETEADADVLVVTPGINVRKRLVDTVDEEFDRVVDINLKGTYRLVRDFGARMAERGRGSIITFASFRAEVVEPGQGIYAATKAGVVQLSRALAAELGPKNVRVNAIAPGPFETPLTKQIKSDDIWYSAYADKTALKRWANADEIAGAVVYLASDAASYVTGSLQLVEGGWTAIDGRFDPSV
- a CDS encoding O-methyltransferase, translating into MAEQQQWSAVDDYLGGLLAPEDPVLAAALRAGDEAGLPHINVSALQGKLLNLLARAVQARSVLEVGTLAGYSTIWLGRALPADGRLITLEAEPKHAEVARGNLARAGLDGIAEVRLGLALDTLPELVGESFDLVFIDADKANIPEYFRWALVLTRPGGLVIVDNVVRGGEVADEHSSEPAVRGVRRLHELLASEPRAAATTIQTVGVKGYDGFTLAVVLPPGK
- a CDS encoding GlxA family transcriptional regulator, whose translation is MANMCKNRAMPRRVAVLVRHGVMPMELGLVHQLFRRACSPAGKPLYEVVTCTLVPGEVRTDADFPIHVTHGPEALAEADTVIVPASHECDETETAGRLGDALADAFARIPPGARVASICTGAFVLAAAGLLDGRRATTHWNSCDQFRRLYPSVQLDPDVLYTDDGDVLTSAGEASGIDLCLHMIRCDHGAAVANEVARLTVVPPHRDGGQAQFVRRPIPEPQSSSTAQARAWALENLNRPLTLRELAARESMSVRTFTRRFRDETGISPVQWLTQQRIERARQLLEETDLPVDRIAADAGFGTAASLRQHLQVALGVSPSAYRGTFRGSEAAVAN